The nucleotide sequence aagaaagggctacctcacgagtaacaaaagaacccggttatataagaaagaactcggtagtctcatgaatgACAGGAATCACAACAGaagagtcaaagacaactcagaagacaagattcgttacattacaatcgacttcaaaaatagaagattacaaaccctacaagacccaacgaactcggcaccacgaaaagcaaagtagcaaagaggaacacgggcacgactaggctctggaacgactacgtgtcccaaattgctactcggaaggacagaccgccatcagctacactgttttcttcaaaggacgaacgcagtgcatccaaggcggaaatcggcagcacggcagggcaacatggagcagagaaggccggcgggcatctgtctacccaagaccgatgtgatgctggatatggtgttgatctgcaccggacggtctcaagacaggcgacgaggatcaacccagaactgccggatgaaggaacgaagcccacatcacaagacttcctccaactaccaccacgtacatcctggcacaatgctgtcgcgggattagcctacctctaatccctatcacaagacttcctccagctacgacaagacacacaggaactacaaaatacgcccggggctgctctacttcacaaactaccatgttcacaaccaagaaggtttcaacagaatgtccaatggatgcaagcaagcactccgggacagtatttataggccaaaggatcggcgcacatggaccaagagtaccaacgaaataagcccaacaaaggacacagtgaaaagacaggactcaataatggatgactcaggcgagaagaaacagtactcgaagacgggcatattcggaagaatataccagcacagtacaacccgtgaacaaaaggcatttacgctcaatccaccaccatacaactacatctggcaacagcagactatcaaagaatacgccaagacctcgcatccgagttcttcctgaaacaaaagaacccggacataagctcggaggctgcatgccgcgaaactactcggataacgaaataatccaagtctcggagactacttcagaacacaaattcttcaaacaacataaaggatcaagaccctccaactttttgttccaaatagcaagaggctcgggggctacactcagtgagtgcactttttcttcgaaaaagcgcacgtcaccaaaagacttcctcaacgcagaccacttcaagacattacgacaaaagaacccggaacgatccatattcgagttctttttaatAAAACTTCagcgaacaatcagagcaacttcaagacaagatcctccagctccttgttccaaatagcaagaggctcgggggctacaaccagatggatgtattttttcttaaaaaagcaCTCGCgactcaaagatcccaagaagcgctacaaggtttcactccagaaagcactcggatgacattttgttcctacccaacaagacttgaaggagcaaagcgagactttcagagctcaaccatgaagtgctcgggggcttgtcgatgcgggacccataggataccccgcaagggagagagaagatctagtccaactaagattcttcccatgtaatcttagtagtataactattaagtaatcctactaggaaatctcattataaaccgactaggactctggcctcctgactatataaaggagggcagggctcctgagacagAGGGGACAATGGTACAACACAACTCTTGacaatcaatctaacgcaaaggctaaacgccgactggacgtaaggttattactcgatccacgatcgagggcctgaaccaggataaatcgactgtgtcttgcgttaaccatcgagttcgtcatacgccgaagcccgaacatactgccccgggtaccccgtggcaggctatcggtggtaaaacatcgacagctcccCATCGAGGTCACCATCATCCGGCGGCGGAGCCCCTCTTTGCGGTGCAGCATGAGCATGAAGGGCACATGCATGGGAGGCGCGGCGTGGTCTAGCACGGCGGTTGTGAGGATAGGCTTCGGCGGATGCAGCCCGGATAGGCTCCGACTAATGCGTGTGCAGTGCGCCGGCGATGGACGCCGCCATGGATGCGTCCGGCTCCTTGCTCCTCGTCGCCGCTGCCTGCCGCAGCCTCCGCGCCTACGCCTCACACGCACCGGCCTTCCTCCGTCCTTCCACCTCCATCTACGCTTAgcctagctggtccatggtggacaGACCTTGGCTGCGCGTGCGTGTCGACGTCGTCGCGGTGGAGGAGACCAGCGCTCGCGAGGAGGGCATGTCGTCGGCTTGCTCATGCTGGCGGCGACAGCGGCGGCTTGCTGCAGGATCTCTGGTTAGTCTTGAAGAGGTGAATAGGCATGTTAAAACAAACATtcaaactttcatcaaattcaacctaCGGCACTGCCGCGCTGTGCCCACAGCACTGCCGTACCTATAGATAACTTCGTGGCATAATTCAAAAACTGTGAATGAAAACTTGAATCGAATAAATTTCTGAGCTTCCTGCATGGGTATGTAACACAGATCAacagctagaagtggtaggaaccccacacacaagtagatcgaccacaaaccctagaaattaCCTCAACAGAATATGAAATGCAACTATGCAAGTGAAATAACttaagcacaagatgacacaatgatttatcccgtggttcagctcaccaccaaggcttgcctaagtccacgttgttgaggttagccactaaggcttagggctttacaacccttcctcgtttttaagtcaagagacttaactcttaagatgaggggtgagtttactagcttcaagagatggttacaaagcttctgaggctgccacacaagttggcaagctccacggacgatgctctagccggctaggagcaaagctctaagagtaataaacacaaccgctcgtcaaaacgtgaaccaagtgctcatttgagttggggaatcaaaggaTATGTTCTCTAATTGAGTTTGAGACATTTTTCTCTCAatgattgatggagaaatcaaaggagaagcttgggagctcaaagtcaccaatggaggagagagaagagcacttttctattttttttgtcgAACTGAACCAttggagaagaagagagagacgttggagaggaaggggaaaagtataaataccccctaccTTCCAACGGTCACGTAAGTTGCAGCAGTGTCGTGGCTCAAGTGCGACAGTGTCGCTCagcggcagtgcctctctccaGGTGCGGTACTGCCGCACCAGGCAAGACAGCAAGAGTAAGGGTGGAGTGCTGGTTGTCTGGGTTGTAAAACTGAGAATGTATGTGAAGATGTTGAGCACTTGGTAgtacatgttagcttaagcattgtgtcctttatagtacggcttttcctgtactcaaattcaaaatataaaagaatttaaacctcctctgagtttgaagccatcaatatttgtaattgggggctcatccgtttcgtataacatcctcgaatataaatcccttgcttgtcatctcgataaatctcattagttctctaattacgtggtcattatcatcaaaacccacaattagggcttgattacaCTTTCACTTGCTCCTGCGTGCGCTCCGCAACAACGTGGCCGTTGTAGCTGTGGTGGTGAACTTGCGCACGTCAAGTGTTTGTTGGAATGCCAATAAGGGGAGCAGGAGAAGGTTCGGTGGTAATGTTAGCACATGCCCAAATGCAATATAGGCATATCTATTTTTACATGCAAACAAACAAGATCTTGCTCTAGCCAGGCCCTGCATCTTCCACGCAAACAAACATGTCGAGTTGCACCATCTGGGGCTGTCTAGTGCTGGCAGGCTCAGCTCGTATGCACCAGCCACCCTGGTCCAGACAATCAAACACGCGCCATTGTTCACCTCATGGGTCATGGTCATGCGCCATTGGATCTCATGATAAACTGAATACAAATACATATTCTGCTCGCTTGAACATATAAACCTGatttatcagtcatgatatagtgtttttttTTCATAACAAATCAGCTAATAGTATTTTTAGCTTggttttcagcgaagcgaactggaaaaataaaaaaaatataggtAGAGAACTCTttcggtcaaaaaaaaaaaagtagtacCTACTGCTATTGTGGAGCCGATGGCTCTGATCCGTAGGATTGGCACCAACAACCATGGATAGCTGTAGTTTAGTGCTGCATTCCGTACTCCGTACTAGTGTACGGGCTAACATTGATACTGGTAGTAGTACTCCTACGAACTAGTACTATCAGTCATCGATCATCGTTATGGGTTGCGGTCACCGAAGAAAAAAACAAGAGGTGTTGCTGGAATTGGACGTAGGAGTACTCTGATGGTAGAGGTCGCCACAGAATTTTCTTTTTGGTCCCTCGGACAGTTGGATTGTATGACCAGTAGTACATGTTTGATAATCGTGATGCCATGATACGCTACCTGTTAAAAGTTGGGCAGCGATAGAACAGGGAGTACAGGAGTCGGGGAGGATAGGAGGACCATAGACCTGCTGACTTTTTCACTGCTAAAAAGCCGTATAAGGGTCTTTTTGTATGCATTAATTAGCATTAAAAATTAGCTGGTTAATAGCGAATAGCTACTATTTTTTTGCTAACTATTTTTTAGCAGGGCTATTTGGATTCACCTGCTAATAGGTGGTTGGCTATAGCGAGTTAAAGGTGCATATTAACTATTAGCGCCTATtagcaacttcaaacctgatAATAGAACTAATATTTAGCAGCAAACAAAACGTAGCTCAGCTGGTTGAGTTTCCGTACCCGTCGACAACAAGACACCTGTGGTGACTTTCGCCAATCTCGAAATTTACCGGTCCAACTCAGTTCTTTGGAGGTGTTCATAGGAGTAGGGTGTGTGTGGtgcgttcataggggtgagtgcgCGGCTCGTGTATGTGAGCGTCTGCGTCGTAACTAGGTCTCGCAAAAAAAACTAATAGTTAGCAGAATAATTAACAGGTTTATTTGTAGGTATGTTTGGATCTACTAGTACTAATTTTAGCTCCTAATTTTTAAGTGCTAATAGATCCAAACAAGTCCTAGTATATAAGTGCCTATTGTGTACTCTCTTTGGTTAAAAGGAGCGTATAGCAGTTTGGATTAGCTCTCTCGCTCTTTCAGATACATTTTCGCTCCTTTTCTTTTCTTAGGTTAATTAGATTATTATCATTACAAATGTCACGATACTAAGAACTACTATTACTATTGAGCTATTAAAAATCATGCCATTGCAATTATCATGCTTCTAAAATATGCAATTTTGTACACCTATTACGTCATTGAACCCCACGTGCAAAACATCATATTCTGGTATGGACCAAAATACCACCGTTATAGACCTACCTCAACACTCACTAATGCGTAAGCCCTATGTGTCATCCTTTTCTCTCCCCCCCCCTTCCATCTTCCTCCAGCCACAGAAGCGCCCCGCCCAcctggatttttttatttttaacactattttttaaattattttaaaactaacactgttTAAATTTTTAACACGTAGTTGTTCAAgatctgcatctgtactcttttcttttctcttgccttctttcttgccctctcctcctctaacacctTCCGTCTCTTCAATCcctatttgtcaagcccaacatcgatcgggttacgaataccgcgctgtctagcaaactcacgtatcttgtttttgtgatgtttaacgaataggttgacgtagtcagatccatatcccctcttccgtgcaattacttgcctcccattcaattcatccaagaacttagcttgaccatcataatattcccacctgtatttcctagtgctctgttcaaacgaaaaattatatcatatatgtcttagcaaaagaaacaaaatacgatttcatgtttaccacaaaaataatcaatctcatcatagtcaaccatatggccacaataatgacctattccaagctccgaagggactagaccgtagttggatttaacatcaCATTCACACTTGACTGGAGGTGATTTGTagattaacctttctttcttcttttcctttgtctttggtggctccggccattgattcttaggaccgtagagccactcattgaaacgacacttcgcaaatccataacgctacaagagaatacattagtacacgTACACATTTAGAGCTAAACATTTAAACAAATACACTTTTCACCTACTTCGTGTTTTTTCGGACACACAAActtcaacgtattctcagggtttatcacagctcgatctctgcattcgcacagaggaggttcctcgagtcgtctaactgcggctatgtgcttctccttagctgtcATTGGCAGGGGGTTAGGGGGGCGTGGAACCCACCGGTGAAAgcgctcacgtggatgtctccctctacaccaatcatcgaaaaggaggtacctagggtcaaacttgtctgcatcgTCGATTCACTGAAAGAAAatacacctctcatggtcctacacaacaagattccaacaaaatattagtagtctacttacacaaatgaagaaaaaaagatagtgaaaataattacttacattaaaacgactgcatgtgtagaagcaatgcgCCGTTGTGTCTGGatatctcgattgaaacacggcGGCCGGGGAACCAtaatcacagttagggacatggaggtcaggagggacgggggcatctttgctaggcgtgtcggggtataattctcgaggatgaccccgtttttgccaaaactcctcccgatacatttcttgcatttaacaaaacggttgtaaattaacaaacaaaaatcaaaacatcacaaatcaaTGTCAATGAaaaccatttgcattacaacaaataaaatataacctacactttggtgcaaactctatcttagatacaaacataaaaactatataaaaactatactttagtcagtaaaaaataaaatttggtacatcaacATTGCGTCtatatatttattcacatataaaagttgagatgcaaactcaaacaagcaaaatacatgttaatcataattctaactaaccaattaaccttaacattggcaatcataatcctaatccttcaatccaacgttctaacgaactcatattttcctccataccctaactactcattcaaatcATTAGATCCATtgtggaggccgaggaggagcttaattaccttgacaaggccgaggaggagcttcgggGAAGGTAGGGAGGGGAACAACAAGGGATGGAAATTCGATGGCCGGCCGTGGGGGAGCCAGGAGGCAATGACGCGGCGGTGCGGGCTGGGAggcgcggcggcgggggcagGGCGGCACTGAGGCGGCTGCTGTGCGGCACGGAGTGAAACGGAGAGGGAGAAAAGGGACTGGGCCGTGGGCCTATATTTGGCTCTGCCACGTCCTGACGGGTGGCGTGTCACTACCGCGCTGTGATGCGTGGCGCGTCACGGCCGCGCCttgatcggtggcgcggtagagcTAGCCACGTCACCGATCAGCAACCCTGGTCGCTGCCACGTTAGCAGCCTCACCGCgcccccatgcatggcgcgacagctTTAATTCGCCGCGTCGTGCgaataggcacggccaaaagtgttagatttgaaaaaaaaacaatgtcattttaaaaatagtttaaaaaatatgttaaaaataaaaaaattccccACCTGCCCATCTATGCTGCCTTGCTTGCTCGCCCGACTCACCCATCCCTACCCACTGCCACACTTGGCCCACCCTATTCATGCCTCGTCATCTCCATCACTCCACACTTATTGTagctttattttctactctctctaTCCCAAATTGTAAGATGATTTTAGTTTTTCTCCATACATAACTTTTGTTCTACACATAGATATACATTATATCTATATATGTATCTCAAAGAATTAAAATTTCTtttaatttagaatggagggagtatattacCACAATTAGTTCTCTTATCCGCATAGTACAAAGTGAAACaatatatttaaacaaatttAATACGGATAAATATTCTGCCTATAAGTACTATGTCGCTTTTTTCTTTGTCTAAACTacactagggccttgtttagttcctttcCCTAAATTTTACTCTCTATCCTATTGAATATTTGGACGCAtataaggagtattaaatatagactaaaaaataactaattacacagtttgtgactaatttgcgagacgaatcttttaagcctaattagtccatgattcgataatgtggtgctaccgtaacacatgtgttaatgacggataattaggcttaataaattcgtctcgcggattactgattgattctgtaatttatttcttTATTAGTATTTAAACATATCATGCGACACCTTTATACGACACACCTAAAATTTTACGCCTTATATTTAAATAAAACCTAGATCACTTTTCTAGCATGCCTGTACGAGCTCAAGTTTACGGACCTGTCGTGAAACGATTGGTCGAGCGTCGATTGTTCTTTCCGTGACAACATGGGGAGTACATTCACGTTGTCCTTTCTGCCAGGATGGCTGTTGTCTTTGGTTCTGCCTGATTGTGAGGCGTCACTTGATGGGATAAAGCACACATGCCCTTTGGCCGGCCAGCATAGGAATTCGTAGCAGCCTTACTCTCATCGATCCTCAACGCACATGGAGGCCCTCTTAGTTAGGGTTTTCTCCCTTGCTCCAACACCCACGGAGGAGCCCTACCAAGTTATTTAGTATTTAGAAccgttttttatttaaaaaaaagagaagCTGAAGCTATTTTGAAGAATACAAAACGGTTCAAAATGGCTCCAGCTCCGCCTTGAGGAGCCCTACAAAACATAggctaaataaaaaaaaatatggcTAGTCTGCTACTCCGTTTTGAGTGTTTACTGTTATGGATGTCTTGGTTGGTATAGGTCAAACCCTCTTATGCTCATGTGTTTGTTATTTAAAGATCGTCTGGTAATTGTCTTTTCCAAAATAGAGTACAAAAATTAAAACTATTACATCAATCGAGGTTAAAAAGGTCTTTGACTAAATACCTGATGCTCAGATTTTACTGAATTTGTATCAAGATTTAGCGATGCAGTTCTTCTAATAGTAGACAATGTACACGTCGACAACGAGATGCTCGTTAGAGTAACATGCACATTGATGCATTCATGGGTGAGTTTGCATGCGTGTGTTATGACCATCTGTGTTTGCATTTATGCTTTTCGAGTAAATATATTAATGTTGTCTTATGCATTGCCACGTACTAGAGAAAATTAACAAATATCCAGTACAATGTATTTTTATCTTGTAGTCTATCTCATGGTAATTCCATGATCTTTAATTTGTACATAGAACGAAGGAAATCTTGCGAGGTCTATGATAACAACAACTCGTGTATGTTGTCTCATAGCTCTAGATTTTACTTTATGATTCTATTTAGTAAATAAATTGAAACCAATATCTAGAAagtattttctattttattattaGATTACTTTTTAATTCCTCTCAATTTCTAGAGGCCAAATAGGGTCTATGAGTTTTTTTGTTTTATGATGAAATAACCACACGTCCTTTACTTACCTCCATTTCTCTCATCAATATCATATTATCATATAATAAAAATTGTATGCGGATTTACACAACCTATAGGATCGATGATGTGTATCAACACACTCTCCTTACAAAGAAATTGATGCATCATCGTTCTGTAACGGTGTAAGCACAACATgtcaagaaaaaaaatagtgtAAGAGCAACTCTAAGAGACTCTCTATATCTTTACTAATGTTacagattttggtgaaaaaatacCATCCAACAGCTTTTCTAAATGGTTTTCTAAATATAGCTACCTTCTACTCTGGATTTTTCgttagccaaaaatagaagacgagaatagCTCTCTAGAGTGTCAACGAGATATAAAAAAACTGTTGGAGGGTAAAAAGATATGGAAAACAATTTTTATAGAAAGTGAGATTTAGAAAAGTTCCTGTAGATGCTCTAAGCACAATGTCAAAATGACAATTTGTCGTAGCGCGAGGCCGCATAGTTGACAATTGGGGCAAAATCAGATTGCAGGCCATGGGCTGCGCCCATCTGGACTCGCTGGTGAAGGAGAAGGCCTTCTTTTCCTAGGCTCCTGGGGATGGCCGATTTGGCTAATTATAGTCCAAGAGACCGTTAGTCCGTTTCTTCGACATTTCTCTATTCCCGTCACCGAAATTCcccgatgccgccgccgccgccgccaccaccaaccTCCGCTGCACCCATGTCCCCGGCATCCCCAAACAAACCGATCCCATCCCCGCGCCAGATCGCCGCGCTAGTCCTGAACCATCCGTCCTCCACGCTCACCGCCGCGTCGGCGCGCTCCCTCTCGGCGTCCCTCCTGGCCGCCGGCCCCGCGTCCGCGCTCCCGATCCCGGCACCCGTGGCCAACGCCGTCATCAAGCTCCTGTGGCACCACGCCCCAcgcgcgctcctcttcttccacGCTCTCCTCCGCCTCCCGGAGCGCTCGCGCGACCTCTCCCCGTGCACGGTCGACCTCGCGCTCGACCTCGCCGCGCGCCTGCGCCACCCGCGCCAGCTCACGAGCTCCATCCTCGCGCTCTTCCCGCGCCACGGGCTCGCCTTCACGCCGCGCACGTTCCCCATCCTGTTCGAGCGGTTTGCGGTGTCGCACCGCCGCCCCGACCTCGCCGTCCGGCTCTTCCTCTCGCTCCACCGCTCCCACGGCGTCGCGCAGGACCTCCCGTTGTTCAACTCCCTCCTCGATGCGCTCGTCAAGTCGCGGCACGCGGGCAGGCCGCCTCCCTCGTCCGTGCCCTCGAGCGGCGGTTCCCCCCTGACGCGGTCACTTACAACATCCTGGCCGACGGATGGTGCCGCGTCAAGGACACCTCCCGCGCGCTCGACATCCTGCGGCAGATGGTCGAGTCAGGGATTGCCCCAACGAAAGCAACCTATAACATCATCCTCAAAGGTTTTCTTCCGTTCTGGACAGTTGCAGCACGCATGGGACTTCTTCCTC is from Miscanthus floridulus cultivar M001 chromosome 7, ASM1932011v1, whole genome shotgun sequence and encodes:
- the LOC136463972 gene encoding LOW QUALITY PROTEIN: pentatricopeptide repeat-containing protein At1g74900, mitochondrial-like (The sequence of the model RefSeq protein was modified relative to this genomic sequence to represent the inferred CDS: inserted 1 base in 1 codon; deleted 1 base in 1 codon); its protein translation is MPPPPPPPPTSAAPMSPASPNKPIPSPRQIAALVLNHPSSTLTAASARSLSASLLAAGPASALPIPAPVANAVIKLLWHHAPRALLFFHALLRLPERSRDLSPCTVDLALDLAARLRHPRQLTSSILALFPRHGLAFTPRTFPILFERFAVSHRRPDLAVRLFLSLHRSHGVAQDLPLFNSLLDALVKSRHAXQAASLVRALERRFPPDAVTYNILADGWCRVKDTSRALDILRQMVESGIAPTKATYNIILKGFFRSGQLQHAWDFFLQMKKRGSNDENCKPDVVSYTTVLHELGVAGQLDKARKVFDEMSREGCKPSTATYNALIQVTCKKGNVEDAVAVFDDMIRKGYVPNVVTYTVLIRGLCHARKIDRAMKLLDRMKREGCEPDVQIHNVLIRYSFEEGEIEKSLDLFDTMSKGEECLPNQDTYNIIISAMFVRKRAEDMAVAARMVVEMVDRGYLPRRFMFNRVLNGLMLTGNQELSRELLRMQEKYTRLRREIRL